From the Patagioenas fasciata isolate bPatFas1 chromosome Z, bPatFas1.hap1, whole genome shotgun sequence genome, one window contains:
- the COX7C gene encoding cytochrome c oxidase subunit 7C, mitochondrial produces the protein MLAAGVRRFTTSALRRSHYEEGPGKNLPFSVENKWRLLGVMCVFFGSGFVAPFVIVRHQLLKK, from the exons ATGCTGGCTGCCGGTGTCCGCAGGTTCACCACCTCCGCCCTCCGCAGGAGCCACTATGAGGAAGGCCCTGGGAAG aaccttccattttctgtggaaaacaagTGGCGATTGCTTGGAGTAATGTGTGTGTTCTTTGGAAGTGGATTTGTCGCCCCTTTTGTTATAGTCAGACACCAGCTGCTTAAGAAATGA